From a region of the Panicum virgatum strain AP13 chromosome 2K, P.virgatum_v5, whole genome shotgun sequence genome:
- the LOC120689094 gene encoding protein FLX-like 1, producing the protein MAGRHRNPLPHSYPGGSGAGNHPHHPPLRHPHHPHLLPHHHIDDYREPPRLPPRHHPDDFRDPTRLPPGHPDSFLEQQPPHLRHFAGHGHGGGPLPPQPHMLAALEERLGAEIDEAHALLAQNQRLAATHVALVQEVAAARHELGRTARALTSAQEEGNLRLREVYERSMKMEAELRAVHEMRAELAQVCLDIQNLGAERHELMGQVQGLTQDLARSAEDLQKVSALKAEIQEIKHETQHLRSRIELEKKGYAESYEQGQEMQKNLISVASEVEKLRAEVANAENRSRAVMSAGNQGYVGSYGNPKGNFAPNPYNTGYSMNQANAADSASQYGPGATHASWGAYDMQRASGRR; encoded by the exons atggccggccgccaccgcaacCCACTTCCACACTCCTaccccggcggcagcggcgctggcAACCACCCGCATCATCCTCCGCTCCGCCACCCGCATCACCCCCACCTCCTGCCCCATCACCACATCGACGACTACCGCGAGCCGCCGCGCCTGCCCCCGCGCCACCACCCCGACGACTTCCGCGACCCGACCCGCCTGCCGCCCGGCCACCCCGACAGCTTCCtcgagcagcagccgccgcatcTCCGCCACTTCGCGGgccatggccacggcggcggtccCCTGCCGCCCCAGCCGCACATgctggcggcgctggaggagcGGCTCGGTGCTGAGATCGACGAGGCGCACGCGCTGCTCGCGCAGAACCAGCGGCTGGCCGCGACGCACGTCGCGCTCGTGCaggaggtcgccgccgcgcggcaCGAGCTCGGCCGCACCGCGCGCGCGCTCACCTCCGCTCAAGAGGAGGGCAACCTACGTCTTCGCGAG GTCTATGAGCGATCAATGAAGATGGAAGCAGAGCTCCGGGCAGTACATGAAATGAGAGCAGAGCTTGCACAAGTTTGTCTGGACATTCAAAACCTGGGTGCAGAGCGACATGAACTCATGGGCCAGGTGCAGGGACTAACACAGGATTTGGCTCGTTCAGCAGAAGACTTGCAGAAGGTGTCTGCACTAAAAGCTGAGATCCAGGAGATCAAACACGAAACACAGCATTTGAG ATCTCGTATTGAGCTTGAGAAGAAAGGATATGCCGAGAGTTATGAGCAGGGACAAGAGATGCAGAAGAATTTAATTTCAGTGGCTTCTGAAGTGGAGAAACTCCGAGCTGAGGTTGCTAATGCAGAGAACAGGTCACGGGCTGTCATGTCCGCAGGAAATCAAG GTTATGTTGGAAGCTATGGGAATCCCAAGGGCAATTTTGCCCCAAATCCTTATAACACTGGGTACAGCATGAATCAA GCAAATGCTGCCGATTCTGCCTCTCAGTATGGACCTGGCGCAACACACGCTTCATGGGGTGCCTATGACATGCAAAGGGCATCTGGGcggagataa